From Arachis stenosperma cultivar V10309 chromosome 2, arast.V10309.gnm1.PFL2, whole genome shotgun sequence, one genomic window encodes:
- the LOC130963472 gene encoding uncharacterized protein LOC130963472, producing MEGILEDNPSSQDDSQPRRPTSEHHETTNQAKIASTIHHANEHVTTDPQHPEKARDKAAQIIQDLCLRVQELEGKLTNREKHNNEYGSQATSRSKSHRGRSPIRQHNMRDDRSTSRNRRREKSPERRYNKKHHRSASRDLSRQHDSDEDRRYRSTKRTRSDHTIMGATPFTEGILRAKLPRGFDKPTDMKYDGTKDPQEHLTAFEARMNLEGASDVVRCRAFPVTLAGPAIKWFNALPNGSITSFHDITRKFMAQFTTRITKAKHPISLLGITQKQEESTRKYLDRFNDECLTVDGLTDSVASLCLTNGLMNEDFRKHLTTKPVWTMHEIQNVAKDYINDEEVSQVVAANKRQHVTTQHGNPTPRHNAPPKENQRDHLRPTSRPPRIGKFSNYTPLTAPITEVYHQIADRGIIPRARPLKERTGGNKALYCDYHRGYGHKTQDCYDLKDALEQAIRDGKLPEFVKIIREPRRADRDKSPEREGRNPRTQKPPPRENPDEDPTIIVNVITGKDVSNKSKLTMKKDLKIMAVKHHDPVNITDNTITFLPEDCQHGTSAEDAPFVISARIGTGLVRRILVDTGADSNILFRGAFDKLGLRNDNLQTHRHGVTGLGDNFLKPDGSVTLPITIGTSNQRKTILSEFVVLKDSTAYNVILGRKTINDFSAVIFTKYLLMKFRADDGTIGTIHGDREVAAECDNNSLALRKKSRDAAGIFLADLDARLDGQPRPEPEGDMEKLQIGPTKEEYTFINRNLPYDLKEELSRLLKQNRDLFAFTPADMPGISPNLMSHHLAVDPLAKLMAQRRRKMSPDRAAEVRKQVKALLEANFIRELPYTTWLANVVLDAFPLPNIDGLVDAASGHRYLSFMDAYSGYNQIPMHRPDEEKTAFITPDGTYCYKVMPFGLKNAGATYQRLVNKIFRGLAGNKIEVYIDDMLAKTESGEQLTDDLRVIMNTLREHQMRLNPTKCAFGMEAGKFLGFMITQRGVEANPEKCRAVLEMTSPKNLKEIQKLTGRLTALSRFLGASAQKATPFFKLMKKGTPFKWEKECEEAFQHFKRVLTEPPILAKPQTGETLYLYLSITEETIAAALVRENEKKEQKPIYFISKVLQDTEARYSRLEKLAFALLSASRRLRQYFQAHPITVRTDQTVKQVLQKPDLAGRMLAWSIELSQFQIRFEPRNAIKAQALTDFIAEMTPTKLTPEPWKLHVDGSSNSTHGGAGIILENQNGITIEQSIRYDFPVSNNQAEYEALLAGLNLAREVGAKVLEVNTDSQVVCSQINGSYQTRDPLLQQYLNKVSELKEGFENVSIQHVPRERNARADLLSKLASTKSGHGNRSLIQEVVKSPSVSAEINAHLTSSNQESWTYPILQYLRDGILPPEPKEERRIKREAANYTIIAGQLYKRGFSQPLLKCVEPGDTEYILREIHEGCCGHHIGGKTLAQKIIRAGYFWPTIIRDSIQLTKSCDKCQRHANIHQAAPHQLSVISAERPFGSWGIDLVGPFPTAPGQLRYLIVAIDYYTKWIEAEPLASITATQCRKFVWRQIITRFGIPEVIISDNGTQFTDKKFRELLEGLHISHRFSSVEHPQTNGQVESANKIIVKGLKKRLDEAKGLWADELGSVLWSYRTTPQTSTGETPFRLTYGVEAVIPVEIGDPSPRKTVGGNDEKAERDLVDEERSIAHVKELALKQRISLRYNHGVIRREFADNDLVLRRNDIGLPTPGEGKLAPNWEGPYRIKAVIGRGAYKLERLDGSEIPRTWNAANLRRYYT from the exons ATGGAGGGCATCCTGGAGGATAACCCATCGAGCCAGGACGACTCCCAACCGCGTCGTCCGACCTCAGAACACCATGAAACCACAAACCAAGCAAAAATAGCAAGCACCATCCACCACGCAAACGAACACGTCACGACGGACCCACAACATCCTGAGAAAGCCAGGGACAAAGCGGCACAAATCATCCAGGATCTCTGTCTCCGAGTCCAAGAACTTGAAGGCAAACTAACTAACAGAGAAAAACACAATAACGAGTATGGAAGCCAGGCAACTTCCAGGTCAAAATCCCACCGCGGCAGGTCGCCAATCCGGCAACACAATATGAGAGATGATCGCAGCACCTCACGCAACCGCCGACGCGAGAAATCGCCCGAACGACGATACAACAAAAAACACCATCGCAGCGCTTCTCGGGATCTAAGTCGTCAACACGATTCAGACGAAGACCGGAGATACCGAAGCACCAAACGCACGAGAAGCGACCACACCATAATGGGAGCCACACCCTTCACAGAAGGAATCTTAAGAGCAAAACTCCCTAGAGGGTTCGACAAACCCACCGACATGAAGTACGACGGAACTAAAGACCCTCAGGAGCACCTAACGGCCTTCGAGGCCAGAATGAACTTAGAAGGAGCATCCGACGTAGTCCGATGCAGAGCCTTCCCAGTAACCCTTGCCGGACCAGCGATCAAATGGTTCAATGCCCTCCCCAACGGATCCATAACCAGCTTCCACGACATCACAAGAAAATTCATGGCCCAGTTCACAACCCGAATCACGAAGGCCAAACACCCCATCAGCCTGTTAGGGATCACACAGAAGCAAGAAGAATCCACGAGAAAATACCTTGACCGCTTCAACGACGAATGCCTGACGGTCGACGGACTCACGGACTCCGTTGCCAGCCTCTGCCTAACTAACGGGCTCATGAATGAAGACTTTCGCAAACATCTCACCACCAAACCAGTATGGACTATGCACGAAATCCAGAACGTCGCCAAAGATTACATCAACGACGAGGAAGTCAGCCAGGTCGTCGCTGCCAACAAACGGCAGCACGTCACCACCCAACACGGCAACCCGACGCCCCGTCATAACGCACCACCCAAAGAGAACCAACGAGACCACCTCAGACCGACCTCCCGACCACCAAGAATAGGAAAATTCTCCAATTACACCCCCCTAACAGCACCAATTACTGAGGTATACCACCAAATAGCAGATCGAGGCATCATCCCCAGGGCTCGACCACTCAAGGAAAGGACAGGAGGAAACAAAGCCCTCTACTGCGACTATCACCGCGGATACGGCCACAAAACACAAGATTGTTACGATCTTAAAGACGCTCTTGAGCAAGCCATACGAGACGGCAAACTCCCAGAGTTCGTCAAAATCATCAGAGAACCAAGGCGCGCCGACAGAGACAAATCACCAGAAAGAGAAGGACGCAACCCGAGAACTCAAAAACCACCCCCCAGGGAAAACCCCGACGAAGATCCGACCATCATAGTGAACGTCATCACGGGCAAGGACGTGTCGAATAAGTCAAAACTAACAATGAAAAAAGACCTCAAGATAATGGCCGTCAAGCACCACGACCCAGTCAACATTACCGACAACACGATAACTTTCTTACCCGAGGACTGCCAACACGGCACCTCGGCCGAAGACGCCCCCTTCGTCATATCAGCCCGAATCGGAACAGGACTAGTGAGAAGAATACTGGTGGACACCGGTGCCGACTCCAACATCCTCTTCCGAGgagccttcgacaaactcgggcTCCGCAACGACAACCTCCAAACGCACCGCCACGGCGTCACGGGCCTCGGAGACAACTTCCTCAAACCAGACGGCTCAGTTACTCTTCCGATCACCATAGGAACAAGCAATCAGAGAAAGACGATCTTATCCGAATTCGTCGTCCTAAAAGACTCCACAGCCTATAACGTCATTCTCGGGAGGAAAACGATCAACGACTTCTCGGCAGTCATCTTTACCAAATACCTCCTCATGAAATTTAGGGCCGACGACGGCACCATCGGAACCATTCACGGAGACCGAGAAGTCGCAGCCGAATGCGACAACAATAGCTTAGCCCTAAGAAAAAAATCCCGGGACGCAGCCGGAATATTCCTCGCCGACCTAGACGCACGGTTAGACGGCCAACCTAGACCGGAACCAGAAGGAGACATGGAAAAGCTACAAATAGGGCCAACCAAAGAAGAATACACGTTCATCAACAGAAACCTCCCATACGACCTCAAAGAAGAACTCTCCCGACTTTTGAAACAAAACAGAGACCTATTCGCATTTACACCAGCCGATATGCCGGGAATAAGCCCCAACCTGATGTCCCACCATCTGGCAGTAGACCCCCTAGCCAAACTCATGGCGCAAAGAAGACGGAAAATGTCACCAGACCGAGCCGCCGAGGTCCGAAAACAAGTGAAAGCCCTGCTTGAAGCCAACTTTATCCGAGAACTCCCTTACACGACCTGGCTGGCCAACGTCGTACTA GACGCCTTCCCCTTACCAAACATCGACGGGCTAGTGGACGCAGCATCCGGCCACCGATACCTcagcttcatggacgcatattccGGCTACAACCAGATCCCGATGCACCGACCAGACGAAGAAAAGACAGCATTTATCACCCCAGATGGAACCTACTGCTATAAAGTAATGCCCTTCGGCTTGAAAAACGCCGGAGCCACCTACCAGCGACTTGTCAACAAAATATTTCGAGGCCTAGCCGGAAACAAAATTGAAGTCTACATAGACGATATGCTCGCCAAGACGGAATCCGGTGAGCAACTAACCGACGACCTCAGGGTAATAATGAACACCCTACGGGAACACCAAATGCGACTCAACCCTACAAAGTGTGCCTTCGGAATGGAAGCAGGAAAATTCCTCGGCTTCATGATCACGCAACGCGGAGTTGAGGCAAACCCAGAAAAATGCCGTGCCGTCCTTGAGATGACAAGTCCCAAAAACCTCAAAGAAATCCAAAAACTCACCGGCCGACTGACCGCACTATCCCGGTTCCTCGGAGCATCGGCCCAAAAGGCAACCCCTTTTTTCAAACTTATGAAAAAAGGAACCCCCTTCAAATGGGAGAAAGAATGCGAAGAAGCTTTCCAACACTTCAAAAGGGTCCTAACGGAACCTCCAATCCTCGCAAAACCTCAAACAGGGGAAACACTATACCTGTACCTCTCCATAACGGAAGAAACAATCGCAGCAGCACTCGTCCGGGAAAACGAGAAAAAGGAACAAAAACCCATATACTTCATAAGCAAGGTCCTACAAGACACAGAAGCCCGCTATTCGCGATTAGAAAAACTGGCTTTCGCACTCCTCTCGGCATCCCGACGACTACGACAATACTTCCAGGCCCACCCCATAACGGTCCGAACCGACCAAACGGTCAAACAAGTACTACAAAAACCCGACCTAGCAGGAAGAATGCTAGCATGGTCCATCGAGTTATCCCAATTCCAGATCAGGTTCGAACCCCGAAACGCCATCAAAGCACAGGCCTTGACCGACTTCATCGCTGAAATGACTCCGACCAAACTAACACCCGAACCATGGAAACTGCACGTCGATGGCTCATCAAACTCCACTCACGGAGGCGCCGGAATTATACTCGAAAACCAAAACGGGATCACAATTGAACAATCAATAAGATACGACTTTCCAGTATCCAataaccaagcagaatacgagGCCCTCTTGGCAGGCCTAAACCTAGCCCGGGAAGTCGGCGCCAAGGTACTCGAAGTTAACACCGATTCCCAGGTGGTGTGCTCCCAAATCAACGGGAGCTACCAAACCCGAGACCCCCTGCTCCAACAATACCTCAATAAAGTAAGTGAATTAAAAGAAGGATTCGAAAACGTCTCCATACAGCACGTCCCCAGGGAGCGAAACGCCAGGGCGGACCTACTTTCCAAGCTAGCCAGCACGAAGTCAGGACACGGCAACAGATCGCTAATCCAAGAGGTTGTTAAGTCGCCTTCCGTATCAGCAGAAATCAATGCACACCTAACATCCTCAAACCAGGAGTCTTGGACATACCCTATCTTGCAATATCTCCGCGACGGAATCCTACCACCAGAACCGAAAGAGGAGAGGCGAATAAAAAGAGAAGCCGCCAACTACACAATCATAGCGGGACAACTATACAAACGCGGATTCTCGCAGCCCCTACTTAAATGTGTCGAACCCGGGGACACGGAATACATACTCCGCGAGATCCACGAAGGCTGCTGCGGTCACCACATCGGAGGAAAAACGCTAGCCCAAAAAATCATCAGGGCCGGCTATTTCTGGCCCACGATCATTCGAGATTCCATACAACTAACAAAAAGCTGCGACAAATGCCAAAGGCATGCCAATATCCACCAAGCCGCCCCACACCAACTTAGTGTTATATCGGCTGAACGGCCATTCGGCAGTTGGGGAATCGACCTCGTCGGGCCCTTCCCCACGGCACCCGGCCAACTCAGATATCTTATCGTCGCCATAgactactacaccaaatggattGAAGCCGAACCCCTGGCCTCCATCACGGCAACCCAATGCCGGAAATTCGTCTGGCGACAGATCATTACCCGGTTCGGAATCCCCGAGGTCATCATCTCCGACAACGGAACCCAGTTCACAGACAAAAAATTCAGAGAACTCCTAGAAGGATTGCATATATCCCATCGCTTCAGCTCGGTAGAACATCCCCAAACAAACGGACAGGTGGAATCCGCCAACAAAATTATCGTTAAAGGACTTAAGAAACGACTTGACGAAGCCAAGGGATTATGGGCAGATGAGTTGGGATCAGTCCTGTGGTCGTACCGAACAACACCCCAAACGAGCACGGGAGAAACGCCCTTCCGATTAACATACGGCGTAGAAGCAGTAATCCCAGTGGAAATCGGGGACCCCAGCCCCAGAAAAACGGTTGGAGGTAACGACGAAAAAGCAGAACGAGACCTCGTAGACGAAGAAAGAAGCATAGCCCACGTCAAAGAATTAGCACTCAAACAAAGGATCAGCCTAAGGTACAATCACGGCGTCATCCGACGAGAATTCGCAGACAACGACCTCGTCCTACGACGAAACGATATCGGCCTTCCGAccccaggagaaggaaagctcgccccCAACTGGGAAGGACCATACAGAATCAAGGCCGTAATTGGAAGAGGAGCGTATAAACTCGAACGACTAGACGGCAGCGAAATACCAAGAACTTGGAACGCAGCCAACCTACGAAGATACTATACTTAA